In a single window of the Streptomyces sp. NBC_00091 genome:
- a CDS encoding acyl carrier protein: MTAETDFDAVAHDAPAIQEWLIEQIAFYAEMDPADIAPDVRLSSYRIDSLYALSLCADIEDRYGLPVDATIAWDHPTAEALSRHVAGRLLAERDA, encoded by the coding sequence GTGACCGCCGAAACAGATTTCGACGCCGTCGCCCACGACGCCCCGGCGATCCAGGAGTGGCTGATCGAGCAGATCGCCTTCTACGCCGAGATGGACCCGGCCGACATCGCGCCGGACGTCCGCCTGTCCTCGTACCGCATCGACTCGCTCTACGCGCTGAGCCTGTGCGCCGACATCGAGGACCGCTACGGCCTCCCCGTCGACGCCACCATCGCCTGGGACCATCCGACGGCCGAGGCCCTCAGCCGCCACGTGGCGGGCCGGCTGCTCGCCGAGCGTGACGCGTGA
- a CDS encoding APC family permease: MSTITDLTKRVLLGRALRSEQQHGQLLPKRIALPIFASDALSSVAYAPQEIMLTLGVAGIAAYHYTPWIAGVVVVVLLTVVASYRQNVRAYTSGGGDFEVANTNLGERSGLMVAAALLCDYVLTVAVSVSAAMENLGASIPFLGDHRVEAAIAVVVLIALMNLRGVRESGAAFAIPTYAFMLAVLGMIVWGAIRMLGGDELRAETADLTIQGESAGLAGFALAFLVLRAFSSGCTALTGVEAISNGVPAFRRPKGENAATTLVLLGVLGVTMFVGVTALAYKTGAKFADPAHGSRLVDPVTGADAGVPHPVIAQVAKTVFEGFSPAFYFVTVMTGIILVLAANTAFNGFPVLGSILARSRFMPRQLHTRGDRLAFSNGIVILAAAAALLIYAYDAAVTQLIPLYTVGVFVSFTISQIGMVRHWNRLLPGAVDARGRTAMRRARAINAVGACITGLVLAVVLATKFVSGAWLVCLAMAGLYALMRVIRRHYDRVAEELEPDDDKPVATLPGRMHVIVLVSQLHKPTIRAVEYAHALRPDTLQAVSVSVDPDAAAQLRGEWDRSGMPVPLELLDSPYREITRPVLEYVHRFRTDHPRDVVAVFIPEYVVGRWWENLLHNQSALRLKARLLFQPGVMVTSVPWQLASSERAGGRPERAAPGSVRKSSPRHPAPGPGTGPAGPQD, from the coding sequence GTGTCCACCATTACTGACCTGACCAAGCGGGTTCTGCTGGGACGCGCGCTGCGCAGCGAGCAGCAGCACGGCCAACTGCTGCCCAAGAGGATCGCCTTGCCGATCTTCGCCAGCGACGCCCTCTCCTCCGTGGCCTACGCGCCGCAGGAGATCATGCTCACCCTGGGCGTGGCTGGAATCGCGGCGTACCACTACACCCCGTGGATCGCCGGAGTCGTGGTGGTGGTGCTGCTGACCGTCGTCGCCTCCTACCGGCAGAACGTCCGCGCCTACACCAGCGGCGGCGGCGACTTCGAGGTGGCCAACACCAACCTCGGCGAACGCTCCGGCCTGATGGTGGCCGCCGCGCTGCTGTGCGACTACGTGCTGACCGTCGCCGTATCGGTGTCGGCGGCCATGGAGAACCTCGGCGCGAGCATCCCCTTCCTGGGGGACCACCGCGTCGAGGCCGCGATCGCGGTGGTCGTCCTGATCGCCCTGATGAACCTGCGCGGCGTCCGCGAGTCGGGCGCCGCGTTCGCGATCCCCACCTACGCCTTCATGCTCGCCGTCCTCGGCATGATCGTCTGGGGTGCGATACGGATGCTCGGCGGCGACGAGCTCCGGGCGGAGACCGCCGACCTGACCATCCAGGGAGAGAGCGCCGGCCTCGCCGGATTCGCCCTCGCCTTCCTCGTCCTGCGGGCCTTCTCCTCCGGCTGCACCGCGCTCACCGGCGTGGAGGCCATCAGCAACGGCGTCCCGGCCTTCCGCCGGCCCAAGGGCGAGAACGCCGCGACCACCCTGGTCCTCCTCGGCGTCCTCGGCGTCACCATGTTCGTCGGGGTGACCGCCCTCGCCTACAAGACGGGCGCCAAGTTCGCCGACCCGGCGCACGGCAGCCGCCTCGTCGATCCGGTCACGGGCGCGGACGCAGGCGTCCCCCACCCGGTGATCGCCCAGGTTGCCAAGACCGTCTTCGAGGGCTTCTCACCGGCGTTCTACTTCGTCACGGTGATGACCGGCATCATCCTCGTCCTCGCCGCGAACACCGCCTTCAACGGCTTCCCGGTGCTCGGCTCGATCCTCGCCCGCAGCCGCTTCATGCCGCGCCAGCTGCACACCCGCGGCGACCGCCTCGCCTTCAGCAACGGCATCGTCATCCTCGCCGCCGCGGCCGCGCTGCTCATCTACGCCTACGACGCGGCCGTCACCCAGCTCATCCCGCTCTACACGGTCGGCGTGTTCGTCTCCTTCACCATCAGCCAGATCGGCATGGTCCGGCACTGGAACCGGCTGCTGCCCGGCGCCGTCGACGCCCGCGGCCGCACCGCGATGCGCCGGGCCCGCGCCATCAACGCCGTCGGCGCCTGCATCACCGGCCTGGTGCTGGCCGTCGTCCTCGCGACCAAGTTCGTCAGCGGCGCCTGGCTGGTCTGCCTGGCCATGGCCGGCCTCTACGCGCTGATGCGGGTCATCCGACGCCACTACGACCGGGTCGCGGAGGAACTGGAACCCGACGACGACAAGCCGGTGGCCACCCTCCCCGGCCGGATGCACGTCATCGTCCTCGTCTCACAGCTGCACAAGCCCACCATCCGGGCCGTGGAGTACGCCCACGCCCTGCGCCCCGACACCCTCCAGGCCGTCTCGGTCTCGGTCGACCCGGACGCGGCCGCCCAGCTGCGCGGGGAATGGGACCGCTCGGGCATGCCCGTACCGCTGGAGCTGCTCGACTCCCCGTACCGGGAGATCACCCGCCCGGTCCTGGAGTACGTCCACCGCTTCCGCACCGACCACCCGCGCGACGTGGTCGCGGTGTTCATCCCCGAGTACGTGGTGGGCCGCTGGTGGGAGAACCTGCTGCACAACCAGAGCGCCCTGCGCCTCAAGGCCCGGCTGCTGTTCCAGCCCGGCGTCATGGTCACCAGCGTCCCCTGGCAGCTCGCCTCCTCCGAACGGGCCGGAGGACGCCCGGAGCGCGCCGCGCCGGGATCCGTCCGCAAGTCCTCACCCCGCCACCCGGCCCCCGGCCCGGGCACCGGCCCCGCGGGGCCGCAGGACTGA
- a CDS encoding fatty acyl-AMP ligase, protein MGEQRMADQDTGGGDASLTHRIRRRAADGGADRWCTFGDGTPEGEQRLSHTELDARAAARAAWLQGLGAEGSRALLMYPAGLEFLAAFLGCLYSRTVAVPAPLPLTDPRALERAARIVADAGITLLLTDAGHLDLLTGWLRESGLDDRVTCLATDAAELPAPEAWTAPRLDRDTLAYVQYTSGSTSAPKGIAITHGNLLHNLESIRRFLGSPRTATIAGWLPHHHDMGLVGMLLEPLYAGFDLAFTAPATFVLRPAKWLRAISRHRADVIVAPDFGYDWCLRRIRDADLDGLDLSCVRVALNGAEPVRPATLAAFAERLAPCGFDPKAWAPVYGMAEATLLISGPPAGSGAHTAHFDAGELERHRAVPAAPGTGRELVSCGPPLRTDLRIVDPATRTPLPDGHVGEIWAAGGSVASSFRPPAEGDEDPFQGHTATGAGPYLRTGDLGFLRDGELYVTGRLKDVLIVNGRNLYPQDIEAAAQRLHPAAGTAAAFSVDIHREHVVVVQEARGSLDGAEHTRRLLAALAGDFGIRGANVVLVPRGGVERTTSGKIRRRRMRELFLAGRLTPLHADLEPELHDLMAALAL, encoded by the coding sequence ATGGGGGAGCAGCGGATGGCGGACCAGGACACGGGCGGCGGCGACGCCTCGCTGACCCACCGCATCAGGCGGCGCGCCGCGGACGGCGGCGCCGACCGCTGGTGCACCTTCGGCGACGGCACGCCCGAGGGCGAACAGCGCCTGAGCCACACCGAACTCGACGCCCGGGCCGCCGCCCGCGCCGCCTGGCTCCAGGGCCTCGGCGCCGAGGGGAGCCGGGCCCTGCTGATGTACCCGGCGGGCCTGGAGTTCCTCGCCGCCTTCCTGGGCTGCCTGTACTCCCGCACGGTCGCGGTGCCCGCGCCGCTGCCCCTCACCGATCCGCGCGCCCTGGAGCGGGCCGCCCGCATCGTCGCCGACGCCGGGATCACCCTGCTGCTCACCGACGCCGGACACCTGGACCTGCTCACCGGCTGGCTGCGCGAGAGCGGGCTCGACGACCGGGTCACCTGCCTGGCCACCGACGCCGCCGAACTGCCCGCGCCCGAGGCCTGGACGGCGCCCCGCCTCGACCGGGACACCCTCGCGTACGTCCAGTACACCTCCGGTTCCACCAGCGCCCCCAAGGGCATCGCCATCACGCACGGCAACCTCCTGCACAACCTGGAGTCCATCCGCCGCTTCCTCGGCAGCCCGCGGACCGCGACGATCGCCGGATGGCTGCCGCACCACCACGACATGGGCCTGGTCGGCATGCTCCTGGAGCCGCTGTACGCCGGCTTCGACCTCGCCTTCACCGCGCCGGCCACCTTCGTGCTGCGGCCCGCGAAATGGCTGCGGGCCATCAGCCGGCACCGCGCCGACGTCATCGTCGCCCCCGACTTCGGCTACGACTGGTGCCTGCGCCGGATCCGGGACGCCGACCTCGACGGGCTCGACCTGTCCTGCGTCCGCGTCGCCCTCAACGGCGCCGAACCGGTCCGTCCCGCCACCCTGGCCGCCTTCGCCGAACGGCTCGCGCCCTGCGGCTTCGACCCCAAGGCCTGGGCCCCCGTCTACGGCATGGCCGAGGCCACCCTGCTGATCTCCGGGCCCCCGGCGGGCAGCGGCGCGCACACCGCGCACTTCGACGCCGGCGAGCTGGAACGGCACCGGGCCGTGCCCGCCGCCCCCGGCACCGGACGCGAACTGGTCTCCTGCGGGCCCCCGCTCCGCACGGACCTGCGCATCGTCGACCCCGCCACCCGCACCCCGCTCCCGGACGGGCACGTCGGCGAGATCTGGGCGGCCGGCGGCAGCGTCGCCTCCTCCTTCCGGCCGCCCGCCGAAGGCGACGAGGACCCCTTCCAGGGCCACACCGCCACCGGCGCGGGACCGTACCTGCGCACCGGCGACCTCGGCTTCCTGCGGGACGGCGAGCTGTACGTGACCGGCCGCCTCAAGGACGTCCTCATCGTCAACGGCCGCAACCTCTACCCCCAGGACATCGAGGCGGCCGCCCAGCGGCTGCACCCCGCGGCCGGGACCGCCGCCGCCTTCAGCGTCGACATCCACCGCGAACACGTCGTGGTGGTCCAGGAGGCCCGGGGCAGCCTGGACGGCGCCGAACACACCCGGCGGCTGCTCGCCGCCCTCGCGGGCGACTTCGGCATCCGCGGCGCCAACGTGGTCCTCGTACCGCGCGGCGGCGTCGAGCGCACCACCAGCGGGAAGATCCGGCGCCGCCGGATGCGCGAGCTGTTCCTCGCCGGCCGCCTCACCCCCCTGCACGCCGACCTCGAACCCGAGCTCCACGACCTCATGGCCGCCCTAGCGCTGTGA
- a CDS encoding acyl-CoA dehydrogenase — translation MHYAPLAAAEAFERSLGDPHDPARPFSFARGSALDAAEEFPEAACALLDSLRLHHHYVPERHGGRLTSYEDVLQLVRMVARRDLTVAVAHGKTFLGAVCAWVGADDAQARALGARILAGDAVAWGLTERDHGSDLMAGEVTAAFRPGDSDGDSDGGDGGGDGGDGGYRLSGEKWLINNATRGRLVAVLARTDPDPDAGGRAFDVLLADKDALPPGTYRTLPKVRTLGIRGADISGIAFDAAPLPASARMGAPGTGLATVLKGLQLTRTLCASLALGAGDHALRIAVRWAARRELYGRRLDQLPRARRVLADAYADQLAAEALAVVATRTLHTAPGELAALSAAVKYLLPVRAEASVAALGELLGARSLLSGPDAHAQGRFEKVRRDAGIVALFDGSTVVNLHAIVSQFPLLARAPGRGGAAGEPGAATDLTRPLPPFDPAGLDLVARRGCAALRALPAVADDVEALARRRPELADCAALVRRLAGTAAAVHARLAALPPASRTPSAEHFRTAEDWARCLHGAAAAGLWLASHPYATGEHAEDGLWSDGLWLRAVLRRLLGELGAPQPPDGADEDALLAHLWRQERDGALFSLFPCRLAEGARA, via the coding sequence GTGCACTACGCACCCCTGGCCGCCGCCGAGGCCTTCGAGCGGTCCCTCGGCGACCCCCACGATCCCGCACGGCCGTTCTCCTTCGCCCGCGGCAGCGCCCTCGACGCGGCGGAGGAGTTCCCCGAGGCCGCCTGCGCCCTCCTGGACTCGCTCCGGCTGCACCACCACTACGTGCCCGAGCGCCACGGCGGACGGCTCACCTCGTACGAGGACGTGCTCCAGCTGGTCCGGATGGTGGCCCGCCGCGACCTGACCGTGGCCGTCGCCCACGGCAAGACCTTCCTCGGCGCGGTCTGCGCCTGGGTCGGCGCCGACGACGCGCAGGCCCGGGCCCTCGGCGCGCGCATCCTCGCCGGGGACGCCGTCGCCTGGGGGCTCACCGAACGCGACCACGGCAGCGACCTGATGGCGGGCGAGGTCACGGCCGCGTTCCGGCCCGGCGACAGCGACGGCGACAGCGACGGCGGCGACGGCGGTGGCGACGGTGGCGACGGCGGCTACCGGCTCAGCGGGGAGAAGTGGCTGATCAACAACGCCACCCGGGGCCGGCTCGTGGCCGTGCTCGCCCGCACCGACCCCGACCCGGACGCCGGCGGCCGCGCCTTCGACGTGCTGCTCGCCGACAAGGACGCCCTGCCGCCCGGCACGTACCGCACCCTGCCCAAGGTCCGCACCCTCGGCATCCGCGGCGCGGACATCAGCGGCATCGCCTTCGACGCGGCCCCGCTCCCCGCCTCGGCCCGCATGGGCGCGCCCGGCACGGGCCTGGCCACCGTCCTCAAGGGCCTCCAGCTCACCCGCACCCTGTGCGCCTCCCTCGCGCTCGGCGCGGGCGACCACGCCCTGCGCATCGCCGTCCGCTGGGCCGCCCGGCGCGAGCTCTACGGACGCCGCCTGGACCAGCTGCCGCGCGCCCGCCGGGTCCTCGCCGACGCCTACGCCGACCAGCTGGCCGCCGAGGCCCTCGCCGTGGTCGCCACCCGTACGCTGCACACCGCGCCCGGCGAACTCGCCGCGCTGAGCGCCGCCGTCAAGTACCTGCTGCCGGTCCGCGCCGAGGCCTCCGTGGCGGCCCTCGGTGAACTGCTCGGCGCCCGCTCCCTGCTCAGCGGCCCGGACGCCCACGCCCAGGGCCGCTTCGAGAAGGTCCGGCGCGACGCGGGCATCGTCGCCCTCTTCGACGGCAGCACGGTCGTCAACCTGCACGCCATCGTCTCGCAGTTCCCCCTCCTGGCCCGGGCCCCGGGCCGCGGCGGCGCCGCCGGCGAGCCCGGCGCCGCGACCGACCTGACCCGCCCGCTGCCGCCCTTCGACCCCGCCGGCCTCGACCTCGTCGCCCGCCGCGGCTGCGCCGCCCTGCGCGCCCTGCCCGCCGTGGCCGACGACGTCGAGGCCCTGGCCCGCCGGCGCCCGGAACTCGCGGACTGCGCCGCGCTCGTACGGCGGCTCGCCGGCACGGCCGCCGCCGTGCACGCGCGGCTCGCCGCCCTGCCCCCGGCCTCCCGCACCCCCTCCGCCGAGCACTTCCGCACCGCCGAGGACTGGGCCCGGTGCCTGCACGGGGCCGCCGCCGCCGGACTCTGGCTGGCCTCCCACCCGTACGCCACCGGCGAGCACGCCGAGGACGGCCTGTGGAGCGACGGACTGTGGCTGCGCGCCGTACTGCGCCGCCTGCTCGGCGAACTCGGCGCGCCGCAGCCGCCGGACGGCGCGGACGAGGACGCCCTGCTGGCCCACCTGTGGCGCCAGGAGCGCGACGGCGCGCTGTTCTCCCTCTTCCCCTGCCGGCTCGCCGAAGGAGCCCGCGCATGA
- a CDS encoding LuxR family transcriptional regulator yields MRLRCREDVCAQLEGALTACTSATAGVVLLEGAVGCGKTEMLLHVAERAERLGALVLRAAGSAQERDVPYGVLRQLTAGLPADTLPTGTLPAEAAGREPLGGRELIQALRTAADRTPVVVCVDDLHHTDPASLDRLLDVARAVRGERLLLVLADAPHEHAESPLARTEFLRHPGFTRILLGRLDEPGTAALLEDHTGRPATAADTAWLHGATGGNPLLLRALLSERPRSVRGPADRWPEPAPGGPFTQAALTCLHRDGADSRTLAVALAVLGDDATPELTARLAGTGPTAAARAAAALEASGLTEDGRLRHPAVAAAVLDGVSRHELALLRTRAAHVLHESGARAAAVAPHLLAAAEAGAGPEEAPRGDWPVQVLREAALQVLVDDEECDHAAACLELARTLCADEQTGWEIGLQLAAVTWRKHPAAAERHLDGPLAALRRGALGPAAAGRLARLLVAQGRIEDAAEALERMADPRAAARTTREDPLRELFALPPAAASAAPSAPAAGPGAPGDHPGGPARTGTAELRSSAALWTHPDGAGDEQAAERLLTGTPLAHATFDPIVQAVRTLVHADRPDRAVVWCRRLQAETQPAGSPGWQSVFGLVHSEALLRLGDLAGAEREASAAVDAVADRGGLFLFGPVATLVTALTAMGRYDAVARRLQMPVPEELFSSVYALNYLRARGYYYLATHRHRAALGEFLDAGRLAQRWGLDRPRQLPWRTDAAEALLRLGEHRQAERFVVEQLATSGVRSPRVRGVSLRLRAATSELRQRPKLLTRAVDELSRSGDRLELAKALADLGRALLLLGEGTRAGMVTRRAWHLAADCGAVPLCGQIMPGQTGTEQRTEPVQRTEETPETEQLSESERRVAALAAYGYTNREISAKLYVTVSTVEQHLTRAYRKLGISRRQDLPMSLQFDSLESAFPGVGVA; encoded by the coding sequence ATGAGGCTCAGGTGCAGGGAAGACGTGTGCGCGCAGCTCGAAGGCGCGCTGACGGCATGTACGTCCGCAACGGCGGGCGTCGTGCTCCTGGAAGGGGCGGTGGGCTGCGGGAAGACGGAAATGCTCCTGCACGTGGCCGAAAGGGCCGAGCGGCTCGGAGCCCTGGTGCTCCGGGCCGCCGGCTCCGCCCAGGAGCGCGACGTCCCCTACGGAGTCCTGCGCCAGCTGACCGCGGGACTGCCCGCCGACACCCTGCCCACCGGCACCCTCCCGGCCGAAGCCGCCGGCCGGGAGCCGCTCGGCGGACGCGAGCTCATCCAGGCGCTGCGCACCGCCGCGGACCGGACTCCGGTCGTCGTGTGCGTGGACGACCTCCACCACACCGACCCCGCCTCCCTCGACCGGCTGCTGGACGTCGCCCGCGCCGTACGCGGCGAGCGGCTCCTGCTGGTGCTGGCCGACGCGCCCCACGAGCACGCCGAGAGCCCGCTCGCACGCACCGAGTTCCTGCGCCACCCCGGCTTCACCCGGATCCTGCTCGGGCGGCTCGACGAGCCGGGGACGGCGGCCCTGCTGGAAGACCACACCGGCCGTCCCGCGACCGCCGCCGACACCGCCTGGCTGCACGGCGCCACCGGCGGCAACCCGCTGCTGCTGCGGGCCCTGCTCAGCGAACGGCCCCGCTCCGTACGCGGCCCCGCCGACCGGTGGCCGGAACCCGCACCGGGCGGCCCCTTCACCCAGGCCGCGCTGACCTGCCTGCACCGCGACGGCGCGGACTCCCGCACGCTCGCCGTGGCCCTCGCCGTCCTCGGCGACGACGCCACCCCCGAACTGACGGCCCGGCTCGCCGGCACCGGCCCCACCGCCGCCGCCCGCGCGGCCGCCGCCCTGGAGGCCTCCGGGCTCACCGAGGACGGCCGCCTGCGCCATCCCGCCGTCGCCGCCGCCGTCCTCGACGGAGTCTCCCGGCACGAGCTGGCCCTGCTGCGCACCCGCGCCGCCCACGTGCTCCACGAGTCGGGCGCCCGCGCCGCCGCCGTCGCCCCGCACCTGCTCGCCGCCGCCGAGGCCGGCGCCGGCCCGGAGGAGGCACCGCGCGGCGACTGGCCCGTCCAGGTCCTGCGCGAGGCCGCCCTCCAGGTCCTGGTCGACGACGAGGAGTGCGACCACGCCGCCGCCTGCCTGGAACTCGCCCGCACCCTGTGCGCCGACGAGCAGACCGGCTGGGAGATCGGCCTCCAGCTGGCCGCGGTGACCTGGCGCAAGCACCCCGCCGCCGCCGAACGCCACCTGGACGGCCCGCTCGCCGCACTGCGCCGCGGCGCCCTCGGCCCCGCCGCGGCGGGCCGGCTCGCCCGGCTGCTCGTCGCCCAGGGCCGCATCGAGGACGCGGCCGAGGCCCTCGAACGCATGGCGGACCCGCGCGCGGCCGCCCGTACCACCCGCGAGGACCCGCTGCGCGAACTGTTCGCACTGCCCCCCGCCGCGGCCTCCGCGGCCCCCTCCGCCCCGGCCGCCGGCCCCGGCGCGCCCGGCGACCACCCGGGCGGCCCCGCCCGGACCGGCACCGCCGAACTGCGCTCCTCGGCCGCCCTGTGGACCCACCCCGACGGCGCCGGCGACGAACAGGCCGCCGAGCGCCTTCTCACGGGCACCCCGCTGGCCCACGCCACCTTCGACCCCATCGTCCAGGCCGTCCGCACCCTGGTGCACGCCGACCGCCCCGACCGGGCCGTCGTCTGGTGCCGGCGCCTGCAGGCCGAGACCCAGCCCGCCGGCTCCCCCGGCTGGCAGTCCGTGTTCGGGCTCGTGCACTCCGAGGCGCTGCTGCGCCTGGGCGACCTCGCCGGCGCCGAACGCGAGGCCTCCGCCGCCGTGGACGCCGTCGCCGACCGGGGCGGACTCTTCCTCTTCGGCCCCGTCGCCACCCTCGTCACCGCCCTCACCGCGATGGGCCGCTACGACGCCGTGGCCCGCCGCCTCCAGATGCCCGTGCCCGAGGAGCTCTTCTCGAGCGTCTACGCCCTCAACTACCTCAGGGCGCGCGGCTACTACTACCTGGCCACCCACCGCCACCGCGCGGCGCTCGGCGAGTTCCTCGACGCCGGCCGGCTCGCCCAGCGCTGGGGCCTGGACCGGCCGCGCCAGCTCCCCTGGCGCACCGACGCCGCCGAGGCCCTGCTGCGGCTCGGCGAACACCGCCAGGCCGAACGCTTCGTCGTGGAACAGCTCGCCACCTCGGGCGTGCGCAGCCCCCGCGTCCGCGGAGTCTCCCTGCGGCTGCGCGCGGCCACCTCCGAACTGCGCCAGCGCCCCAAACTGCTCACCCGGGCCGTCGACGAACTCAGCCGCTCCGGCGACCGGCTGGAACTGGCCAAGGCCCTCGCCGACCTCGGCCGCGCCCTGCTGCTGCTCGGCGAGGGCACCCGGGCCGGCATGGTCACCCGCCGGGCCTGGCACCTGGCCGCCGACTGCGGGGCCGTGCCGCTGTGCGGGCAGATCATGCCGGGCCAGACCGGCACCGAACAGCGCACCGAGCCCGTTCAGCGCACCGAGGAGACCCCGGAGACCGAGCAGCTCAGCGAGTCCGAGCGGCGGGTCGCCGCGCTCGCCGCGTACGGCTACACCAACCGGGAGATCTCCGCGAAGCTCTACGTCACCGTGAGCACCGTCGAGCAGCACCTCACCCGCGCCTACCGCAAGCTCGGCATCTCACGCCGTCAGGACCTGCCCATGAGCCTGCAGTTCGACAGCCTCGAGAGCGCCTTCCCCGGCGTAGGGGTCGCGTAG
- a CDS encoding acyl-CoA dehydrogenase, translated as MTATTATAATTTDTAPPCLETLFGDPRDPANPLGDAAVLAADERGELLARGEELLRSWGFHAEFVPTALGGRLGAADALVRRLRPVFRRDVSLGLGHGVTSLMAAVNVWTAGGEAQRRRTADLLLAGGRLSVAYHEPAHGNDLMRNAFRADPHPGGYRLSGTKQLINNIERADAAVLFARTDDAGGPRDHSLLLLEPGHLAAPGLRRLPRTPTSGVRGVRLGGLRADDATVPADTLLGRAGGGAEHALRSFQITRAVLPGLAVAPVDTALRTVTRFARERRLYGTTVAALPHAASVLAAAYADLLAADALATTAARALHLLPGQASLHTATTKYLVPRLLADAMAGLSVVLGARFYLREGPHALFGKHLRDLPVIALGHAGATACLLTVIPQLPGLARRAWLEPAQPPAALFEPAAPLGALDPDALALTAAGRDDLGALLLAAPDWPELRAEPALTAPAAALRELAADSGRIPPRERGPLAGPETFALAERCALLHAAAACLGTWRAAHRRGDPFLGDTAWLRAALLRLTGRLHGRPGPLPEPLTAALTAELAARTDEGRSLDLDRVPVLT; from the coding sequence ATGACCGCCACCACCGCGACCGCCGCCACGACCACCGACACCGCCCCGCCCTGTCTGGAGACCCTGTTCGGCGACCCCCGCGATCCGGCCAACCCCCTGGGCGACGCCGCCGTGCTCGCCGCCGACGAGCGCGGCGAACTCCTCGCCCGGGGCGAGGAACTGCTGCGCTCCTGGGGCTTCCACGCCGAGTTCGTGCCCACCGCCCTCGGCGGCCGCCTCGGGGCCGCCGACGCCCTGGTGCGCAGGCTCCGCCCCGTCTTCCGCCGGGACGTCTCCCTGGGCCTGGGCCACGGGGTCACCTCCCTGATGGCCGCCGTCAACGTATGGACCGCGGGCGGCGAGGCCCAGCGCCGGCGCACCGCCGACCTGCTGCTGGCCGGCGGCCGCCTCTCCGTCGCCTACCACGAGCCCGCCCACGGCAACGACCTGATGCGCAACGCCTTCCGGGCCGACCCGCACCCCGGCGGCTACCGCCTCAGCGGCACCAAGCAGCTCATCAACAACATCGAACGGGCCGACGCGGCCGTGCTGTTCGCCCGCACCGACGACGCCGGCGGCCCCCGCGACCACTCCCTGCTCCTCCTGGAACCCGGCCACCTCGCCGCCCCCGGCCTGCGCCGCCTGCCCCGCACCCCCACCTCCGGCGTCCGCGGCGTCCGGCTCGGCGGACTGCGCGCCGACGACGCCACCGTCCCCGCCGACACCCTGCTCGGCCGCGCGGGCGGCGGCGCCGAACACGCCCTGCGCTCCTTCCAGATCACCCGCGCCGTCCTGCCCGGCCTCGCGGTCGCCCCCGTGGACACCGCCCTGCGCACCGTCACCCGCTTCGCCCGCGAACGCCGCCTCTACGGCACCACCGTCGCCGCCCTGCCGCACGCCGCCTCCGTCCTCGCCGCCGCCTACGCCGACCTGCTCGCCGCCGACGCGCTGGCCACCACCGCCGCCCGCGCCCTGCACCTGCTGCCCGGCCAGGCCTCCCTGCACACCGCCACCACCAAGTACCTGGTGCCCCGGCTGCTCGCCGACGCCATGGCCGGGCTGTCCGTGGTCCTGGGAGCCCGCTTCTACCTGCGCGAAGGACCGCACGCCCTGTTCGGCAAGCACCTGCGGGACCTTCCGGTCATCGCCCTGGGGCACGCCGGAGCCACCGCCTGCCTGCTGACCGTCATCCCCCAGCTGCCCGGCCTGGCCCGCCGCGCCTGGCTCGAGCCGGCCCAGCCCCCGGCCGCCCTCTTCGAGCCGGCGGCCCCGCTCGGCGCGCTCGACCCCGACGCCCTCGCGCTCACCGCGGCCGGCCGCGACGACCTCGGCGCCCTGCTGCTCGCCGCCCCCGACTGGCCCGAACTGCGCGCCGAACCCGCCCTCACCGCGCCCGCCGCCGCCCTGCGCGAGCTCGCCGCCGACAGCGGGCGGATCCCGCCCCGCGAACGCGGCCCGCTGGCCGGCCCCGAGACCTTCGCGCTGGCCGAGCGGTGCGCCCTGCTGCACGCGGCCGCCGCCTGCCTGGGCACCTGGCGGGCCGCCCACCGGCGCGGCGACCCCTTCCTCGGGGACACCGCCTGGCTGCGCGCCGCCCTGCTGCGGCTGACCGGACGCCTGCACGGCCGTCCCGGTCCGCTGCCGGAGCCGCTCACGGCCGCCCTGACGGCCGAACTCGCCGCCCGGACCGACGAGGGCCGCTCCCTGGACCTCGACCGGGTCCCCGTACTGACCTGA